A portion of the Candidatus Micrarchaeia archaeon genome contains these proteins:
- a CDS encoding helix-turn-helix domain-containing protein, which translates to MDLGVLEDIGLSRGEVKVYMALLELGSTKTGPLAERAGVSSSKVYKILARLQGKGLAGHVIKDKIKYFAAASPRR; encoded by the coding sequence ATGGACCTTGGAGTTCTGGAGGATATTGGTTTGAGCCGAGGAGAGGTAAAAGTTTACATGGCGCTGCTTGAGCTGGGTTCCACAAAGACCGGGCCGCTCGCCGAGCGGGCCGGAGTTTCTTCTTCCAAAGTTTACAAAATACTGGCGCGCCTCCAGGGGAAGGGGCTTGCCGGACATGTGATAAAGGACAAGATAAAATACTTCGCCGCAGCCAGCCCTAGGAGGAT